tgcgcgcgcttatGCAAAGGGGACAATATTCTCGGATGTTCGACCATGTGAATATTGACCAATATACATTTAGCATGAATTCCGactaattagttgatagttcattaataacaaacaGTAATGccagtcgatccaaagatcgaacaaatttgtttctggtgcctaacttATTCTGAATTTTTTTCTTAGCTTTAAACATTTTGATTATCACCTCCACACATTTGTTGAAGGATATTAATTTTATAAAAGTTTTTGTGAACCTTAAAACCAGTGAAATATGGCGAATATAGACAGTATATATAGAGAAGTAAAATCTTTGATCTTTTTAAGGAGTTCTAACTTTAAAATGTGGACAATTCATTGGCACCAAGTACACATGTATACGTATACTTAACACCTTTGAAGTCACAacttatttgtgatgcgatcaagcaaaatcagtcggaactcggaaataatacattttcagtttctcatatcagagtaaaaaacatttacaaagctgcattttgcagaaaaccctatttaaattgaacaaccagttccaaagatatgagtaattaaagagttttcaaagcaacaggaaacaaaaggaaataattgtTTGGCTGTACaaatgtatctcaaaatcaatatttctgagttttgactgattttgcttgatcgcatcacattttagaTTTAAAGGAATTATCAGTGATTTTCTTTGTCTAACTGCATCATTTATGTCTATTTCATACAACATTACAAATAACTTGCTTTTAAGTGTAAATTGCTACCCCAGTATACATATGAAGATTTCGGATACAAAAGCTGGAATCGTAAGTCCAAATGCTGgcgttttcatcaaaataaagctctAAAAATGGcacatgtggtgtgatcaagcaaaatcagtctgaagtcaggcatAATAATGTGATTTTCATTTTTCTACTTTGATGTATAAAGCATttccaaagctacattttgcagaaaacctcattggaattggacaaattgttccaaagatatgagcagttgaagtgtttcaaaaacaaaagtaaagagaagaaattatttcatttgtttgactatatctcaaaattaatgtttCTGACTTTCAACTGATttttcttgatcacatcacatataatgGACTTTAAAACTTAATTTCAATTTTGCTAGTCaaacgactcattttgcttgatcgcatcacaatatgTTCTGGTTTCGCAAATCACTGATAATCcctttaaccccatgggcactcaTACTGCCCTtcttaggggccgtccataattttcgccattttcaattacgtacaaagcgtacgtaagagggagggagggggtagaaatcctgggcatgtgtacgtaagaaaaatggcgatttgtttgagcaataaaaaatGAAGGTGAAAAATTATGGTGTTTTCTAATTATTCATAACTTaacctaaaattgttcaattcgtttaaataacaatttctataacatgacatgcaaacaatgattttccctttaatttttaGTCTAATATGTATAGTAATTTATTACCAAAAtacattacaaaaatattttctatCTGCGCTAGGATCTATGGCAGCAAAGGCCCAAGTGTGGATTGTCAGTGTTGCGACAAAAGACGAAACCCATTGCAAGAACATACGCCAGACATGCCAAAGGGATGTCCCCCTGGTTCCTATATGATGTGATCCCGGTGGTTCTTGAAAAGAGAGTATTGGGATGTTCAGCAGATTTTCGGGTGCattagtcatttagtttagattcgggCTGCATTTTAAACTATATTTCAATTTATTGTTTGATCTTGTATTCacgaaaatatggtttaaaaaggatgtttttcagcatttctcaacgcatctgtaaaaacattaatccagaaccaactgtcctcctggaacactaaccctaatcgaACCTTTAACCAAAACTCTAACCCCTACCTCaacccaacatctcaattttgctattagtagtAGGTCTACTCatggaaatccttcgccattttatttgtaacGTAACtcggggagggagggggtaaaaagttacggaCGCTTTGTatgcgtaagtgaaaatggcgaaaattatggacggccccttacagttcccctgattggttaattacatgataaaagcatctgagtaaccaatcaaaatagagatttTAGATCTTTCACCAATTTAAAGCTTAATCCCCATCAGCCATACTGATCACTCTTAcaatgtctctgattggctgaacagatgatatagccctctttttaaccaatcaaaatagttcttagaggctgatatATCAGCAGGTAGTGCACATGGGGTTAATGtactgtataaataaataatatcattTATAGCTTCTTACACCTTATGCTTTACATGTCAAAGTCAAATTTGTATTCCATTGTCCGATACAATCTTCTCACAAGTAGAAATGCAATAATTATAGTAATTATTGCCATAGCTAACAGAGGTCCAGTAATACTTGATTGCGGTGCCGGTGGTGGTAGTTGTTGATTCTCTCTACCAGGTGCTCTGCGGATCAGCGGTGGATCTGTCCTTGCATTCCCTTGTCCACTTTCACCACCCCTTGCTGCACTTGATCTGTGCCGAAGTTCTGTCCCACCAGATGTTGGTGGTGTACTTTGTTGTCCAGCACCCTCTGGTTGTGCAGCTGAAGCAGCCTGTTGATTGGTTGAACTTCCAGTAGCACTTGTTGGTGATTGGTTATCTGTAGTTGAACTTGTTGGTGATTGGCTGTTTGTAGTTGTTCCGCTTGCTGATTGGCTGGATGGGGTTTGACTTTGTAGCTGCTGTTGGTTATTGACACCAGGAGCATTTGGGTTGAAGCCCATTGGATTCATCATATTAGGTGGAAAAGGAAACATCTGCCCTTGGAATGCCATTCCCATGGCAGCAGGATTAAATGCAGCATATGGGTTAGGGGGAGGTACATTTCCTGGTGGAACAGCTCCTGCTGTTCCAGCTGCTGCTGCTGCTCCTTGTTCTTGACCTGTTGCATCTGGTTGACTTGCAGATTTGGGCTCTTCTTTCTGAAAATACAGTGAGccaaaatacaatacaattcatTATTCAGATATTAATCCTGAAAATACTACAATCCCTTAGAATCACCACAAGTGTTCTATTCACTTCACTGCATTAAATAGATGAACAAAATCTGTGAAAAGTCATCAATTATTTCTTTAAAACCATTCTACACAATTTGAGCTGTGCTCTCGTGGGGTGACTACACTTTGGCCCTGCTATGCTTGATTTTCAAGGATCAAGTACTTAAAAGTGTTAAGCTTCTAGCAGCCACACATTAAATTGGAACAGCCTTGAGCTATAAAGTCAATGGCAACATTATACAGTAGTGTCATAGCCAATTATTCAAAATTAAATCAATGATGTGCCCCACTGCCTCGTTATACGTTTACATCAGGCATCCGCAAATAGTGGCACGTGCGCCACCAATTGCAAGAGGATCGCAGCACTcgttgattgaaaaaaaaaatcagaaaaatataaaagtttttaatcattttgaagtaAATTTATTTGTAATATGTCTGTTGAAATACTAATAGtggaaaacatgaacaaaaccaaGCCAGGAGAGCCCTCCAATACCATTTTCAATGGCCAAAACCCATGAGCTTCCAGGCGCCCCGCCACTGGACCCCTGACATGAGCTTTTCCCCTGGCCCCAACCATGGGACCTTAAAGCTGGAACCCCATCAATGAGACGCTACGCTCTATTTGGTCAGTGGCACTTTCagttatttcattttttatgtgGCAATTCACAGAATCTATTTGAGAATGCATGGTTTACACCATGCATGTTGATAACAGCTCTATATCTACATGTATAGCCAATTATAAGTTTCAAATCCAGATTTGTACATTAGAAcacccatatttggaatcagcatgaaaaatgcattaaaatgagtacaaacaagccttgtattggttcagtagttttcGAGATAGCTCTTTAATAATATTTTGCGAAAAGCATTGGCATCCAATCTTTTACCTTAAAGCTTATTTGTGCAGCAATCTCAGCAGCTTCTCTCTGTGTTTCTTCTGACTGTGCTTTGGACGTTTCTTTGGGTAGAATACTCTTGTTGGGAACATCACATTGCTTACATTTCCACTCCTGAGATCTGCAAACGAATTGACACACACACAGAAACATGTTTTGGTGTAATCGTTTTGTTAGCAATAaaacaactttaaaaccacttGCATGTTTCTCTCGACAGCTTGAGTAACCCATTggatggggtgtgtgggtgtgtgtgtgtgtgtggggggggggtatgcATTTGTTAAGACCTGCATATAAGGCTGCCTGCCCCTAAGAACAATGATAGCCGAGGACACCCAGCAACCATGGCAGTCCATGGTTCCCTTCTCTACAACTGTTGCAATCTATGTAACAATGCATTAGACTGTCTGTTGTTTGCCGATGTAAAATCAGGTCTCGGTCAGATAGTAAAAAGTCAAATAGGACTACAGTTTGGAGCTTATCTTTGAGTGTGCAAGGACCTTAGTTAGACAGAGAAAGTGCATCCCCTGTTGATAGGTTAAAATCCAAAAATATTGTGTATAATTTGTGCAAAACGAGTCAACATCCGCAGTCAGCACAGACGGACCAGTAGAGATACCTTGTTTCCCTGCAAATACATGAATGGGTGGGGGTATGTAAGTGTCAGAGATACCAACGGGCAGAtgaaaaaaataaggaaaaatgtGAAAGGAGTGAGCGAAGCGAGTGGAGTCTCGCGCCTCACGGTTGGGGGTCCAGGAGGTGAAGCCCTCGGGAGCTCCTGGATTCTAGCGGTTTTAGACCCCTTTTGACACACTAAATGAAGGCAAAAAATGGCCTCCAAGGTATATAGTTCTTACtttatcaaaaattacacaaaactGTTAACTTACAGTTTACCTATGTTCTATTGCAAGGCAATTTATGCATTTCAGTCACTTTTACTTAAAAAATATGTGGGGGGATTTCTTAGAGCAGCTGTTTATATTATAAGAGATAATACAGTATAGGTGAGGGTAGGGTATGATTGCACAATCACGTCACAtacatttgtattcatgtatcaTGTCACTTTTTACCTCTTGGCTAACACCTTCCTCTCCTGTGTAGTATAATCTAGAGATCCTATAGCGCCCTCTCCTTTGGTCGGCATAAACCCAATGATGGCTAATAGTACTGTGCGAACtgcagaaaaagaaaagaaatatttgtAAAACTAAACCCACTATTACTAATTAGGAATCAAAACTGAACGTACAAAGTTTGATGCTTTAAGAATAAAAACTACTCTAAATAGTACAAATACAATGTGAGGAATAGAATTAAGCACAATTTTAAGACCACAAAAAATACCTGCATGACTAGGCATGTGACATCTAttctca
Above is a window of Amphiura filiformis chromosome 7, Afil_fr2py, whole genome shotgun sequence DNA encoding:
- the LOC140157081 gene encoding uncharacterized protein, with protein sequence MKRQYSLRSPAVKRLMKEAQELSEPTEQYYAQPLEDNLFEWHFTVRGPPDSDFESGMYHGRITLPPEYPMKPPSIMLLTPTGRFEVGTKICLSISGHHPETWQPSWSIRTVLLAIIGFMPTKGEGAIGSLDYTTQERKVLAKRSQEWKCKQCDVPNKSILPKETSKAQSEETQREAAEIAAQISFKKEEPKSASQPDATGQEQGAAAAAGTAGAVPPGNVPPPNPYAAFNPAAMGMAFQGQMFPFPPNMMNPMGFNPNAPGVNNQQQLQSQTPSSQSASGTTTNSQSPTSSTTDNQSPTSATGSSTNQQAASAAQPEGAGQQSTPPTSGGTELRHRSSAARGGESGQGNARTDPPLIRRAPGRENQQLPPPAPQSSITGPLLAMAIITIIIAFLLVRRLYRTMEYKFDFDM